From Pueribacillus theae, one genomic window encodes:
- the sufU gene encoding Fe-S cluster assembly sulfur transfer protein SufU, with the protein MSFNNLDQLYRQVIMDHYKNPRNHGSLEDDAITINMNNPTCGDRIQLHLKVEDGKVADAKFSGEGCSISLSSASMMTEAIKGLPVEDALKMSGVFSEMIQGKDYASGNLDLGDIEALQGVSKFPARIKCATLAWKAMEKGLQNEE; encoded by the coding sequence ATGTCTTTTAATAATCTTGATCAGCTTTACAGGCAAGTGATCATGGATCATTACAAAAACCCGAGAAACCACGGTTCGCTTGAGGACGATGCAATCACAATAAATATGAATAACCCGACTTGCGGGGATCGGATACAACTCCATTTAAAAGTTGAAGACGGCAAGGTGGCGGATGCTAAATTCAGTGGTGAAGGCTGTTCGATCAGCCTTTCTTCTGCTTCAATGATGACGGAAGCCATTAAAGGCCTTCCTGTTGAAGACGCGCTTAAAATGTCAGGCGTATTTTCGGAAATGATTCAAGGGAAGGATTATGCATCCGGTAACCTTGATTTAGGGGACATCGAAGCACTTCAAGGTGTTTCTAAGTTTCCGGCGAGGATAAAATGTGCTACACTAGCTTGGAAGGCAATGGAGAAAGGCCTTCAAAACGAAGAGTAA
- a CDS encoding cysteine desulfurase: protein MNAKEIRQLFPILNQEVNGQPLVYLDSSATSQKPVQVIDVLSEYYKGYNSNVHRGVHTLGTKATDAYEGSREKVRKFINAASVEEIIFTRGTTTSLNIVAWSYARANLQEGDEIVLTPMEHHSNIIPWQQAAKATGATLKYIPLQQDGTISLDDVQDSVTNKTKIVAMTQVSNVLGSINPIKEVTKIAHEHGAVCVVDGAQSAPHMKVDVEELDCDFFAFSGHKMCGPTGIGVLYGKKEHLENMEPVEFGGEMIDFVELYDSTWKELPWKFEGGTPIIAGAIGLGAAIDFLEDIGLDEIAAYEHELADYALNRLESIEGFQVYGPRERAGIVTFNLEGVHPHDLATVVDQEGIAIRAGHHCAQPLMKWLDVTATARASFYLYNTKEDIDSLANALVKTKEYFGDVF from the coding sequence ATGAATGCCAAAGAAATACGCCAATTGTTTCCGATTCTGAATCAAGAGGTAAATGGACAGCCCCTTGTATACCTCGATAGTTCTGCGACTTCCCAAAAGCCGGTTCAAGTCATTGATGTATTGTCTGAATACTACAAGGGCTACAATTCAAATGTCCACCGAGGCGTTCATACACTTGGAACAAAAGCGACCGATGCATACGAAGGTTCGCGGGAGAAGGTTCGAAAATTTATTAATGCGGCCTCGGTTGAGGAAATTATTTTTACCCGGGGCACGACAACTTCTCTTAACATTGTTGCTTGGAGCTATGCGAGAGCCAATTTACAAGAAGGCGACGAGATCGTATTAACGCCAATGGAGCACCATAGCAACATCATTCCATGGCAGCAGGCAGCCAAGGCAACTGGCGCCACGTTAAAATATATTCCACTTCAACAAGACGGCACAATCAGCTTAGACGATGTTCAGGATTCGGTGACAAACAAAACGAAAATCGTTGCAATGACACAAGTCTCCAACGTACTTGGTTCGATTAATCCAATCAAAGAAGTGACGAAGATTGCCCATGAACATGGGGCGGTATGCGTTGTCGATGGTGCGCAAAGTGCCCCGCATATGAAAGTGGATGTTGAAGAATTAGACTGTGATTTTTTTGCGTTTTCAGGCCACAAAATGTGTGGACCTACAGGAATTGGTGTCCTATACGGCAAAAAAGAGCATCTAGAGAACATGGAGCCGGTTGAATTTGGCGGTGAGATGATTGATTTCGTTGAACTATATGATTCCACGTGGAAAGAGCTTCCATGGAAGTTTGAAGGCGGAACACCGATTATTGCAGGGGCTATCGGCTTAGGCGCGGCAATTGATTTTCTTGAAGATATTGGATTGGATGAAATCGCGGCTTATGAACATGAGCTTGCCGACTATGCGCTGAACCGTTTGGAAAGCATCGAAGGCTTTCAAGTATACGGACCGAGAGAACGTGCAGGGATTGTAACATTTAACCTTGAAGGTGTTCATCCACATGACTTGGCGACAGTCGTTGACCAAGAAGGAATCGCTATTCGGGCGGGGCACCATTGCGCACAGCCTCTTATGAAATGGCTTGATGTGACAGCGACTGCAAGAGCAAGCTTCTATCTGTACAACACGAAAGAAGATATTGATTCTCTAGCTAATGCGCTAGTTAAAACGAAGGAGTATTTCGGTGATGTCTTTTAA
- the sufD gene encoding Fe-S cluster assembly protein SufD produces the protein MTAETIVYDEAYIREFSKERNEPEWLLELRIRGLKLSNELAMPKPDKTKIDNWNYTSFEHQVAAEAVGTLQELPQEVKELLDEEQPEGNIIVQRNATVAFKQLSEELKNKGVIFTDLRTAFQEHSELVKKYFMTEAVKIDKHRLTAMHAALLNGGTFLYVPKNVEIEVPLQAVYWQEDPASGLFNHVLIVAEDNSSVTYVENYLSTGSGKESVATIIAEVFAGPNALIRYGAVDNLGSSVTSYINRTGMVSKDGRIEWALGQMNDGNTVSENWTECIGDGSSADAKMVTIGRGKQIQNFLVRVDQIGKHSDGQIFAHGVMKDSATGVFNGIGKIHHGGTKSNAEQTSRILMLSEKARGDANPILLIDEDDVTAGHAASVGRVDDLQLYYLMSRGIDRLEAQRLIVHGFLEPVVATLPIEGVKQALVGLIERKIQ, from the coding sequence ATGACAGCTGAAACGATCGTATACGATGAGGCATATATTCGCGAGTTTTCCAAAGAGCGCAACGAACCGGAATGGTTGCTGGAGCTTCGTATTCGCGGGCTGAAGCTTTCAAACGAACTCGCGATGCCAAAACCCGACAAAACGAAAATAGATAATTGGAATTACACGTCTTTTGAACATCAAGTGGCTGCTGAGGCGGTTGGAACGCTTCAGGAATTGCCTCAAGAAGTGAAAGAGCTGCTAGACGAGGAGCAGCCTGAAGGAAATATTATTGTTCAGCGCAATGCCACGGTTGCATTTAAACAGCTTTCCGAAGAACTGAAAAATAAAGGTGTTATTTTCACAGATCTTAGGACAGCCTTCCAAGAGCATAGTGAACTTGTAAAAAAATATTTCATGACAGAGGCTGTTAAAATTGATAAACACCGTTTAACAGCAATGCATGCCGCATTGTTAAACGGCGGAACGTTCCTTTATGTTCCTAAAAATGTTGAAATAGAAGTCCCATTGCAAGCAGTCTATTGGCAGGAAGATCCTGCTTCGGGATTATTTAACCATGTGTTAATCGTAGCGGAAGATAATAGTTCCGTTACTTACGTTGAAAACTATTTATCAACAGGATCAGGCAAGGAATCTGTTGCAACGATTATTGCGGAAGTGTTTGCAGGCCCAAATGCCCTTATCCGTTACGGTGCAGTCGACAATTTAGGAAGTTCTGTGACTTCTTATATTAATCGAACGGGAATGGTTTCAAAAGACGGAAGAATCGAATGGGCGCTTGGACAAATGAATGATGGAAATACTGTATCGGAAAACTGGACAGAATGTATTGGCGACGGTTCATCCGCTGATGCCAAAATGGTGACAATTGGCCGCGGGAAACAGATACAAAACTTTCTTGTCCGTGTTGATCAAATTGGAAAACATTCTGACGGACAAATTTTTGCCCATGGGGTTATGAAAGACAGCGCAACAGGCGTCTTTAACGGAATTGGCAAGATTCACCATGGCGGTACGAAATCGAATGCCGAGCAAACTTCACGTATTCTGATGCTTAGTGAAAAAGCGCGCGGTGATGCAAACCCAATCTTGCTCATTGACGAAGATGATGTAACAGCGGGCCATGCTGCTTCAGTTGGCAGAGTCGATGATTTGCAGCTTTATTATCTTATGAGCAGAGGAATCGATCGTTTGGAAGCGCAACGCCTGATTGTTCACGGCTTTTTGGAGCCAGTTGTTGCAACGTTGCCAATTGAAGGGGTTAAACAAGCTTTGGTCGGTTTAATTGAAAGGAAAATTCAATAA
- the sufC gene encoding Fe-S cluster assembly ATPase SufC: protein MTAPHLKIDNLHVSIEDTEIIKDLSLEIKGGEIHAVMGPNGTGKSTLASALMGHPRYEVTQGSVTFNGKDLLEMEVDERAREGLFLAMQYPSEVSGVTNADFMRTAINAKRGEGNEVQLMKFIRQLDEKMKLLDMDESFSQRYLNEGFSGGEKKRNEILQLLMLEPKIAILDEIDSGLDIDALKIVAKGVNEMRNPEFGALIITHYQRLLNYIKPDKVHVMMQGRIVKSGGPELAERLEAEGYDWIKAELGIEDETVGQK from the coding sequence ATGACAGCACCACATTTAAAAATTGATAATTTACATGTATCGATTGAAGATACAGAGATTATTAAAGATTTAAGCCTTGAAATTAAGGGCGGAGAAATCCATGCCGTAATGGGTCCTAACGGAACAGGAAAATCAACGCTTGCTTCTGCGCTTATGGGACACCCTAGATATGAAGTCACTCAAGGAAGTGTAACGTTCAACGGCAAAGACTTGCTTGAAATGGAAGTTGATGAACGTGCAAGAGAAGGTCTATTTCTTGCGATGCAATATCCGAGCGAAGTCAGTGGTGTAACGAATGCGGATTTCATGAGAACAGCCATCAATGCGAAGCGCGGGGAAGGCAACGAAGTTCAACTAATGAAATTTATCCGCCAACTTGATGAAAAAATGAAATTGCTTGATATGGATGAATCATTCAGCCAACGTTATTTAAATGAGGGTTTTTCAGGCGGAGAAAAAAAGCGAAATGAAATTTTGCAGTTGCTCATGCTTGAGCCGAAGATTGCAATTTTGGATGAAATTGATTCAGGTCTTGATATTGATGCGTTGAAAATTGTTGCCAAAGGCGTCAACGAAATGAGGAATCCTGAGTTTGGAGCGCTGATCATTACACACTATCAACGTTTGTTAAATTATATTAAGCCGGATAAAGTCCATGTCATGATGCAAGGGAGAATTGTAAAATCTGGCGGCCCAGAGCTTGCTGAGCGCCTGGAAGCTGAAGGGTATGATTGGATTAAAGCAGAACTGGGCATTGAAGATGAAACAGTAGGCCAGAAATAG
- a CDS encoding O-acetylhomoserine aminocarboxypropyltransferase/cysteine synthase family protein: MSEEKKYRIETLGVHAGLEADPVTGSRALPIYQTTAYQFRDTEHAANLFALTEPGNIYTRIMNPTVGALEERITQMEGGVGSLGLASGSAAITMAIMNIAGTGDEILAASTLYGGTYNLFAVTLPKYGIKTIFVDPSDPENFRNAITSKTKAIFAETIGNPGLNVLDIEAVAKIANENGIPLIVDNTFGTPYLCRPIEHGANIVVHSATKWIGGAGATMGGLLVDGGNFDWNSPKFPGFTEPDPSYNGLVYAEALGNQAFITKARVQLLRDMGPSLSPFNAHQLALGLETLHVRMKEHIANTREIVKYLKNHPDVEWVSYPELEDHESKELAAKYLPKGAGSIIVFGIKGGREAGEKVINSVNLWSHLVNVGDAKSLIVHPASTTHSQLDEEGLKSAGVSADMIRLSVGIENVEDLIEDLEQAFQKAKSA, from the coding sequence ATGTCAGAAGAAAAAAAATATCGTATAGAGACACTTGGCGTTCACGCTGGCCTTGAAGCCGACCCTGTGACGGGATCGAGAGCCTTGCCAATTTACCAGACAACCGCTTACCAATTTAGAGATACAGAACATGCCGCGAATCTTTTTGCGCTTACAGAACCAGGCAATATTTATACACGGATTATGAATCCAACCGTTGGTGCTTTAGAAGAACGCATCACACAAATGGAAGGCGGGGTTGGAAGCTTGGGGCTTGCAAGCGGTTCGGCTGCGATTACGATGGCTATTATGAACATAGCCGGCACAGGGGATGAAATCCTGGCTGCTTCCACATTATATGGCGGTACATACAATTTGTTTGCTGTTACATTACCAAAGTACGGAATAAAAACAATTTTTGTTGATCCTTCCGATCCGGAAAATTTCCGCAATGCGATCACGTCAAAGACGAAAGCGATTTTTGCTGAAACGATTGGCAATCCTGGGCTTAACGTACTGGACATCGAAGCAGTAGCGAAGATTGCCAATGAAAATGGCATCCCTTTAATTGTTGACAACACGTTCGGTACCCCATATTTATGCCGGCCAATTGAACATGGGGCGAATATTGTCGTTCACTCTGCAACGAAATGGATCGGCGGCGCAGGAGCAACAATGGGCGGCCTTCTCGTTGATGGCGGCAATTTCGACTGGAACTCCCCGAAATTTCCGGGCTTCACTGAGCCGGACCCAAGCTACAATGGATTAGTATACGCTGAAGCGTTAGGGAATCAGGCATTTATTACGAAAGCACGCGTTCAGCTGCTTCGTGACATGGGTCCTTCTTTAAGCCCATTTAACGCCCACCAGTTGGCGCTTGGATTGGAAACCCTTCACGTAAGAATGAAAGAGCATATTGCCAATACGAGAGAAATCGTTAAGTACTTAAAGAACCATCCTGATGTAGAATGGGTATCGTATCCCGAACTGGAAGATCATGAATCAAAAGAACTTGCGGCGAAATATTTGCCAAAAGGGGCAGGCTCTATCATCGTATTCGGAATCAAAGGCGGAAGAGAAGCTGGGGAAAAGGTTATCAATTCTGTAAACCTTTGGTCACATCTTGTCAATGTCGGTGATGCGAAAAGCTTAATCGTCCACCCAGCAAGTACAACGCATTCCCAGCTTGATGAAGAAGGATTGAAAAGCGCTGGTGTCAGTGCCGATATGATTCGCCTATCCGTTGGTATTGAGAATGTCGAAGATTTAATTGAAGATCTTGAACAAGCATTTCAAAAAGCAAAATCAGCATAA
- a CDS encoding thioredoxin family protein, with amino-acid sequence MISELNETQFKTKLQEEPLVAAFFHTPFCGTCKLARNMLETVISKMNVTFPIVSCDLNRMPDLAEPFKIMSVPILVFFKNGEPVERFVAFGELEKLFYLLTKFSE; translated from the coding sequence GTGATTTCAGAATTGAATGAAACACAATTTAAAACAAAATTACAAGAAGAGCCTTTAGTGGCTGCTTTTTTCCACACCCCGTTTTGTGGAACGTGCAAGCTTGCCAGAAATATGCTGGAAACAGTAATAAGTAAAATGAATGTAACGTTTCCCATCGTTTCTTGTGATCTGAATCGAATGCCTGATTTAGCTGAGCCATTTAAAATTATGAGCGTTCCCATTCTCGTATTTTTTAAAAACGGAGAGCCGGTCGAACGTTTCGTCGCTTTCGGCGAGTTGGAGAAATTATTCTATTTGTTAACTAAGTTTTCGGAATAA
- the gcvH gene encoding glycine cleavage system protein GcvH, with translation MNLPNDLRYSDEHVWVKVEGNNVRVGITDFAQSELGDIVFVELPEVGAEVEADEPFGSVESVKTVSELYAPVNGKVVEINEDLDDSPEFVNESPYEKAWMIVIEPTNMSEVDELMSAEDYEKMVSEDE, from the coding sequence ATGAACTTGCCAAACGATTTACGCTATTCAGATGAACACGTATGGGTAAAAGTTGAAGGAAACAATGTAAGAGTTGGCATTACCGATTTCGCACAATCGGAATTAGGCGACATCGTCTTTGTCGAATTGCCTGAAGTTGGCGCCGAAGTAGAGGCGGACGAGCCGTTCGGAAGTGTAGAATCAGTCAAAACAGTCTCAGAACTATATGCGCCAGTGAACGGCAAGGTCGTTGAAATTAATGAAGACCTTGATGACAGCCCAGAATTCGTAAACGAATCACCCTATGAAAAAGCTTGGATGATCGTGATTGAACCAACGAACATGTCTGAAGTCGATGAATTAATGTCTGCGGAAGACTACGAAAAAATGGTATCTGAGGACGAATAA
- a CDS encoding arsenate reductase family protein, with amino-acid sequence MALTFYWYPKCGTCRKAKKWLEENGIDFNEVHIVENPPSKEQLKDLFEKSGLELKKFFNTSGMKYRELGLKDRLKTASEEEMLELLASDGMLIKRPIATDGNNVTVGFKEDLYEKAWKL; translated from the coding sequence TTGGCTTTAACATTTTACTGGTATCCGAAATGCGGGACATGCCGTAAAGCGAAAAAATGGCTAGAAGAAAACGGTATTGACTTCAATGAAGTTCATATTGTCGAAAACCCGCCTTCAAAAGAACAGTTAAAAGACCTGTTTGAAAAAAGTGGACTTGAGTTGAAGAAATTTTTCAATACAAGTGGAATGAAATACCGTGAACTCGGTTTAAAAGATCGTCTAAAAACAGCATCTGAAGAAGAGATGCTTGAGCTGCTTGCTTCAGATGGCATGCTGATTAAACGCCCAATCGCTACTGACGGAAACAACGTAACTGTTGGTTTTAAAGAAGATTTATACGAGAAAGCTTGGAAGTTGTAA